One Rhinolophus sinicus isolate RSC01 linkage group LG06, ASM3656204v1, whole genome shotgun sequence DNA window includes the following coding sequences:
- the JRKL gene encoding jerky protein homolog-like gives MSGKRKRVVLTIKDKLDIIKKLEDGGSSKQLAVIYGIGETTVRDIRKNKEKIITYASSSDSTSLLAKRKSMKPSMYEELDRAMLEWFNQQRAKGNPVSGPICAKRAEFFFYALGMDGDFNPSAGWLTRFKQRHSIREINIRNERLNGDETAVEDFCNNFRDFIERENLQPEQIYNADETGLFWKCLPSRTSVIKGKCTVSGHKSIEERVTIMCCANATGLHKLKLCVVGKAKKPRSFKSTDTSNLPVSYFSQKGAWMDLSIFRQWFDKIFVPQVREYLRSKGLQEKAVLLLDNSPTHPNENVLRSDDGQIFAKYLPPNVASLIQPSDQGVMETMKRNYRAGLLQNNLEEGNDLRSFWKKLTLLDALYEVAMAWNLVKPVTISRAWKKILPTIEEKEGLDFDEEDISLATVATILQHTKGLENVTTENIEKWLEVDSTEPGYEVLTDSEIIRRAQGQTDESSENDEEEIELIPEKHINHATALQWTENLLDYLEQQGDMILPDRLVIRKLRATIRNKQKMTNSGQ, from the coding sequence ATGTCTGGGAAACGGAAGCGAGTGGTGTTGACTATTAAAGATAAGCTTGACATCATAAAGAAGCTTGAAGACGGAGGTTCATCCAAACAACTGGCAGTTATTTATGGAATTGGTGAGACAACAGTTCgggatataagaaaaaataaggaaaagattatCACTTATGCAAGCAGTTCTGATTCCACCAGTCTTCTGGCCAAGAGAAAATCTATGAAGCCATCCATGTATGAGGAACTGGATAGAGCAATGCTGGAATGGTTCAACCAGCAAAGAGCAAAAGGGAATCCAGTATCTGGACCCATTTGTGCAAAAAGGGCAGAGTTCTTCTTTTATGCTTTGGGAATGGATGGTGACTTTAACCCTTCTGCTGGTTGGTTAACTCGTTTTAAGCAGCGCCACAGCATTAGAGAAATTAACATTAGAAATGAAAGATTAAATGGAGATGAGACTGCTGTGGAAGATTTTTGTAACAACTTTCGAGACTTTATTGAACGAGAGAATCTGCAGCCTGAACAAATCTACAATGCAGATGAAACTGGACTCTTTTGGAAATGCCTGCCTTCTAGGACTTCAGTAATCAAAGGTAAATGCACTGTCTCTGGGCATAAGTCAATTGAGGAAAGAGTCACTATCATGTGTTGTGCCAATGCAACAGGTTTACACAAACTTAAACTTTGTGTTGTGGGGAAAGCAAAGAAACCTCGTTCCTTCAAGTCAACTGACACCTCAAACTTGCCAGTCTCTTATTTCAGCCAGAAAGGTGCATGGATGGATCTTTCCATTTTCCGACAGTGGTTTGATAAGATATTTGTGCCACAAGTTCGAGAGTACTTAAGATCCAAAGGCCTGCAGGAAAAGGCTGTACTCTTGTTGGATAATTCACCAACACATCCAAATGAAAATGTCCTGAGGTCAGATGATGgccaaatatttgctaaatatttacCACCTAATGTAGCTTCATTGATTCAGCCCTCGGATCAGGGCGTCATGGAGACAATGAAGAGGAACTATCGTGCAGGTCTTCTCCAGAACAACTTGGAAGAAGGTAATGATCTGAGATCATTCTGGAAAAAGCTAACTCTGCTGGATGCACTTTATGAAGTGGCAATGGCATGGAATTTAGTAAAGCCAGTTACTATTAGCAGAGCATGGAAGAAGATTCTCCCTACCATAGAGGAGAAAGAAGGTTTAGACTTTGATGAAGAAGATATTTCACTGGCTACTGTGGCCACCATTTTACAACATACCAAAGGACTGGAAAATGTGACTACTGAGAACATTGAAAAATGGCTTGAAGTGGACAGTACTGAACCAGGTTATGAAGTGTTAACTGATAGTGAAATCATAAGAAGAGCACAAGGCCAGACAGATGAATCCAGTGAAAATGATGAGGAGGAAATAGAACTGATTCCAGAGAAACATATAAACCATGCAACTGCTCTCCAATGGACTGAAAATTTATTGGATTATCTAGAACAACAAGGTGATATGATTCTGCCTGATAGACTGGTGATACGTAAACTTCGAGCCACCAtcagaaataaacagaagatGACCAACTCAGGTCAATGA